A region from the Pirellulaceae bacterium genome encodes:
- a CDS encoding thioredoxin domain-containing protein, translating into MPNRLVNESSPYLLQHANNPVDWYPWCDEVLRRARVEQKPIFLSIGYSACHWCHVMEHESFENQQLAAELNQHFLCVKVDREERPDLDQIYMHAVMIMNGGRGGWPMSVFLTPDLQPFYGGTYWPPSRKMGMPGFDEVLRGVWEAWNERRDDAIAHAQQLTERIAGMGASGVREANQIALNDKLLVGAARQLQRLFDAEYGGFGAAPKFPHAMDLQLLLRVSHRKDDDAASAMVKRSLDRMAAGGIYDHLGGGFARYSVDQRWLVPHFEKMLYDNALLAGSYLDSFLATGDEGHARVVRETLDYLLREMTDAEGGFYSTEDADSEGVEGKYYVWSKDQIEEILGAEIGSRFCTVYDVSAAGNFEGQNILNLPKTISQVAADHDWELSELSEQLAAARNTLRKVREQRVRPGRDDKVIVSWNGLAIDVFARAARTLAEPRYLKAAEAAAQFMHQQLRESNGRLLHCWRSGEAKLMAYLDDYVTLANGLISLYEAGFQEHWVDWAVELAERVLKHFSDSAGGPLFYTADDHETLIARTKDLQDGSVPSGNSMAAYLFLRLGKLTGRGDFLQTAESILLAGRQMMHDSPPAVGQLLLALDLYLGPFHELVVIGDPQQSTVASALRDLSGRFLPRSVLACRPVASTKMGTAALDPIFAGKESFSPPTVFLCQDFACRPPIEGEQPIKSLWNALSEETDGSQGPIGRDKGFADNV; encoded by the coding sequence ATGCCAAATCGTTTGGTAAACGAGTCCAGTCCCTACTTGCTCCAGCATGCCAATAACCCGGTTGATTGGTACCCTTGGTGCGACGAGGTATTACGTCGAGCCCGCGTCGAACAAAAGCCAATTTTCTTGTCGATTGGTTACTCGGCCTGCCACTGGTGCCACGTGATGGAGCATGAAAGTTTCGAGAATCAGCAGCTTGCTGCCGAACTTAATCAACATTTCCTCTGTGTCAAAGTCGACCGAGAGGAACGTCCGGATCTAGATCAGATCTATATGCACGCCGTGATGATTATGAACGGTGGGCGGGGCGGATGGCCCATGAGTGTGTTTCTCACTCCTGACCTCCAACCGTTCTACGGGGGTACGTACTGGCCGCCCAGTCGGAAAATGGGCATGCCGGGCTTTGATGAGGTCTTGCGAGGCGTATGGGAAGCGTGGAACGAACGTCGGGACGATGCGATTGCACACGCGCAGCAACTGACAGAGCGTATTGCGGGGATGGGAGCGTCCGGCGTTCGTGAGGCCAACCAAATTGCCTTGAACGATAAGCTGTTGGTTGGTGCAGCGCGTCAATTACAACGGTTGTTCGATGCGGAATATGGCGGCTTTGGTGCGGCTCCGAAATTTCCTCATGCAATGGATTTGCAATTGTTGTTGAGGGTCTCGCACCGCAAGGACGATGATGCGGCTTCTGCGATGGTGAAACGTAGCCTGGATCGGATGGCAGCCGGTGGTATCTATGACCATCTTGGAGGAGGTTTCGCTCGTTATTCCGTCGATCAACGCTGGCTTGTGCCCCATTTCGAAAAAATGCTGTACGACAATGCGTTGCTCGCTGGATCCTACCTCGACAGCTTCCTTGCCACTGGAGATGAGGGGCATGCAAGAGTGGTTCGAGAAACACTCGATTATCTCTTGCGTGAGATGACCGATGCCGAGGGTGGTTTCTACAGCACCGAAGACGCCGACAGCGAAGGCGTGGAGGGTAAATACTACGTTTGGTCAAAGGATCAGATTGAAGAGATACTTGGTGCGGAAATTGGATCGAGATTTTGTACGGTATACGACGTTTCTGCGGCCGGTAACTTCGAAGGCCAGAACATTTTAAACCTGCCCAAAACGATAAGCCAGGTAGCGGCGGATCACGACTGGGAATTGAGCGAGCTTTCTGAACAATTGGCAGCAGCGCGAAACACGCTTCGGAAGGTGCGAGAACAAAGGGTGCGTCCGGGTCGTGACGACAAGGTGATCGTCAGTTGGAACGGTTTGGCGATCGATGTGTTTGCCCGAGCTGCGCGCACGTTGGCAGAGCCCCGATACCTAAAGGCGGCCGAAGCAGCCGCACAGTTTATGCACCAGCAATTGCGAGAATCCAATGGAAGACTGTTGCATTGCTGGCGCTCGGGCGAGGCAAAGTTAATGGCCTACCTCGATGATTATGTGACCTTGGCCAATGGATTGATCTCGCTTTATGAGGCCGGTTTTCAAGAGCATTGGGTTGACTGGGCGGTGGAATTGGCGGAACGGGTGTTGAAGCACTTCTCGGATTCCGCGGGTGGCCCGCTCTTTTACACCGCTGATGATCACGAGACGCTGATCGCGCGTACCAAGGATCTGCAAGATGGTTCGGTTCCCAGTGGCAATTCGATGGCGGCTTATTTGTTCTTGCGATTGGGGAAGTTGACCGGGCGGGGCGATTTCTTGCAGACGGCTGAATCCATCCTACTTGCTGGCAGGCAAATGATGCACGATTCACCTCCAGCCGTCGGTCAATTGTTGCTTGCTCTCGATCTGTATTTGGGACCATTTCATGAGCTGGTGGTGATCGGTGATCCACAACAATCTACTGTCGCCTCGGCTTTGCGAGATCTGTCCGGCCGTTTCTTGCCTCGGAGCGTGCTGGCTTGTCGACCGGTAGCTTCTACGAAGATGGGAACAGCTGCCCTGGATCCTATCTTTGCCGGCAAGGAATCGTTCTCGCCGCCCACGGTCTTTCTCTGTCAAGACTTTGCCTGTCGACCTCCCATCGAAGGTGAACAGCCGATTAAATCACTCTGGAACGCGCTGAGCGAAGAAACGGACGGATCGCAGGGCCCAATCGGTCGCGACAAAGGATTTGCCGACAACGTTTAG
- the panB gene encoding 3-methyl-2-oxobutanoate hydroxymethyltransferase, whose amino-acid sequence MSSHSLPAADRRITVPQFRGMKGSGHKISMLTAYDYPFAAMLDECGVEGILVGDSLSMVVQGNDSTLPVTLEEMIYHAEMVGRAVKRALIVVDMPFPSYHLGVYKAIDSAGSILKRTRCQAVKLEGGVDQAEVIAGLVAAGIPVMAHVGLRPQSVHQIGSYRVQRDTDELLADAKAAEQAGAFAMVLECITAEIAAKITAEIQIPTIGIGSGAECDGQILVTHDLLGITGGRVPKHVKAYGRLRESIQSAVREYQQDVRKGQFPGLEQTFR is encoded by the coding sequence ATGTCCAGCCATTCGTTACCAGCTGCCGATCGTCGCATTACGGTTCCTCAATTTCGGGGTATGAAAGGATCAGGTCACAAGATCAGTATGCTGACCGCCTACGATTACCCATTTGCAGCGATGTTGGATGAATGTGGCGTTGAGGGAATTTTGGTTGGCGACAGTCTTTCGATGGTTGTGCAGGGAAATGACAGTACCCTGCCGGTGACACTCGAGGAGATGATTTATCATGCTGAAATGGTCGGACGTGCCGTCAAGCGAGCGTTGATCGTGGTCGACATGCCGTTTCCCAGTTACCATTTGGGCGTCTATAAGGCGATCGATAGTGCGGGCAGTATTCTTAAGCGGACTCGATGCCAGGCGGTAAAACTTGAGGGGGGTGTGGATCAGGCTGAGGTGATTGCCGGACTTGTCGCCGCGGGTATTCCGGTCATGGCTCATGTTGGATTACGTCCGCAGAGTGTGCATCAAATCGGTTCCTATCGGGTTCAACGAGACACGGACGAGTTATTGGCGGATGCCAAGGCAGCCGAACAAGCGGGTGCGTTCGCCATGGTGTTGGAATGCATTACGGCTGAAATTGCCGCCAAGATTACGGCGGAGATACAGATTCCCACAATCGGTATTGGCTCGGGGGCAGAGTGTGACGGGCAAATCCTGGTGACTCATGACTTGTTGGGAATCACCGGTGGGCGTGTGCCCAAGCACGTCAAGGCTTACGGGCGCTTGAGAGAATCGATCCAGTCGGCCGTACGAGAGTATCAGCAAGATGTCCGCAAGGGTCAGTTTCCTGGGCTTGAACAAACGTTTCGATAG
- the fhcD gene encoding formylmethanofuran--tetrahydromethanopterin N-formyltransferase, producing the protein MAAIVEDTYAEAFRSLYVEFLITARDLKWVQHAANAAVGNASSTIMCDCEAGVDRLIGPGTNHPESTPDGRPGAIVQLHMPRFRKDRVPALEKSALTRISQNVLTAPTAACFNRIDTDQFFQMGRKVAYFGDGFQQRIERHERKMWWIPTLGGEFILDRRLGYRDGLMGGNLWFFGSSQDAALDAAERGVAAVNEVPGVITTFPGGIAGSGSKAGSRYSFSIASTYEKYCPQLRDNPQAACELPAGVESVMEIIINGQSLESLERATQAAIEAAVETPGLLRISAGNYGGKLGKSFIFLKPESRELVGT; encoded by the coding sequence ATGGCAGCAATTGTCGAAGATACCTATGCAGAGGCCTTTCGGAGCTTATACGTCGAATTCTTGATCACCGCCCGCGATCTGAAATGGGTCCAACATGCGGCTAACGCGGCCGTCGGAAACGCCTCCAGCACCATCATGTGCGATTGCGAAGCCGGCGTGGATCGCTTGATTGGGCCTGGAACAAACCATCCTGAATCCACACCCGACGGGCGACCCGGTGCGATTGTGCAGCTGCATATGCCCCGTTTCCGCAAAGATCGCGTCCCGGCGCTAGAGAAGTCTGCCCTGACACGAATCAGCCAAAATGTGCTGACGGCACCCACGGCCGCCTGTTTCAACCGCATCGATACTGACCAATTTTTCCAGATGGGCCGTAAAGTTGCCTACTTCGGTGACGGTTTTCAGCAACGCATCGAACGTCACGAGCGAAAAATGTGGTGGATCCCAACACTCGGTGGTGAGTTTATCCTCGATCGACGTCTCGGTTATCGTGACGGACTGATGGGTGGAAATCTATGGTTTTTTGGCAGCAGTCAAGATGCGGCCCTCGACGCCGCCGAACGTGGAGTCGCAGCCGTCAATGAAGTGCCTGGAGTCATCACAACCTTTCCGGGGGGTATCGCCGGCAGTGGATCCAAAGCAGGCAGTCGCTATTCGTTCTCCATCGCAAGCACCTATGAAAAATACTGCCCTCAACTGAGAGACAACCCACAAGCTGCCTGCGAATTACCCGCCGGAGTCGAATCCGTCATGGAAATCATCATCAACGGGCAGTCTCTTGAGAGTCTTGAGCGAGCAACTCAAGCGGCAATCGAAGCGGCCGTCGAAACGCCTGGTTTGTTGAGAATTTCAGCCGGAAACTACGGAGGCAAACTAGGCAAAAGCTTCATTTTCTTGAAGCCCGAATCGCGTGAACTCGTTGGCACTTAG
- a CDS encoding PQQ-dependent sugar dehydrogenase, whose product MSNSFFLSTLSVFALVASGSLFGGEKVISASRVATDLSRPIFATAPVEDFERLFIAEQHTGEIRILDLASGEMLAEPFLDIGRPSRGNEQGLLGLAFDPNYANNGQLFVNYTDSRGTTHIERYTVSENPNVVDQESALPILQYNQPQSNHNGGWIGFGPDNYLYVASGDGGAANDTGSGHTSAVGNGQDITNNLLGKMLRLDISSDAYPDDTDRNYAIPPTNPFRNQAGDDEIWAYGLRNPWRNGFDRMTGELYIADVGQNRKEEINVQPADSVGAENYGWRLREGTVATTGGVGGPAPPDAIEPIHEYNHVNSTDGGFSVTGGYVYRGPIEDLQGHYFFADFVSNQIWSLKYENQAVSNFQNRTDQITTDTGLIESISSFAEDAAGNLYVVSLNGDVFRFEGTSEQIAIVERGSIWKYLDDGSDQAAAWRTTNFNDDQWAEGPAELGYGDDPATEVSFGGVSSQKHPTTYFRHDFEVADPTLYQSLRLDLFRDDGAAVYLNGVEVLRTNLDADATFDSLATRSVGGTQETEPVSQTLSVDSLLAGPNTLAVEVHQSSLRSSDLRFDLQLNAILAASEPTGDVNGDGMVDVQDIDALNRAVREGEFEAPYDLNQDGIVNGLDRDVWVRDLRQTWYGDANLDQEFNSADFVTIFAQGEYEDQIELNSGWEDGDWNGDGDFTSSDLVVALADGGYQKGERADLAAVPEPTTGWLLVIGLLSSLTLRQRQAAT is encoded by the coding sequence ATGAGCAACTCTTTTTTTCTCTCGACCTTATCCGTTTTCGCGTTGGTTGCTTCCGGATCACTATTTGGGGGCGAAAAGGTAATCAGTGCCTCTCGGGTCGCAACGGACCTGTCGCGACCGATCTTTGCCACCGCTCCGGTTGAAGACTTCGAACGCTTGTTCATTGCGGAGCAACACACAGGCGAGATCCGCATCTTGGATTTAGCCAGCGGCGAAATGCTGGCCGAACCGTTCCTTGACATCGGACGCCCCTCGCGGGGGAATGAGCAAGGTTTGCTAGGGCTGGCATTCGATCCCAACTACGCCAACAACGGACAGCTATTCGTCAATTACACCGACTCTCGAGGGACGACGCACATTGAACGATATACGGTTTCTGAAAACCCGAATGTCGTCGATCAAGAGTCTGCGCTGCCGATTCTCCAGTACAACCAACCTCAATCCAACCACAATGGGGGTTGGATTGGTTTTGGCCCAGACAACTACTTGTATGTTGCTTCCGGGGATGGAGGCGCGGCAAACGATACGGGTTCTGGACACACCTCAGCGGTGGGTAACGGACAGGACATCACGAACAACTTGCTCGGCAAAATGCTTCGGCTGGACATCTCGTCAGACGCTTACCCTGACGATACCGATCGCAACTACGCAATCCCACCCACCAACCCGTTTCGTAACCAAGCGGGTGACGACGAAATTTGGGCCTATGGTTTGCGAAATCCTTGGCGCAATGGGTTCGATCGCATGACCGGCGAACTCTACATCGCCGACGTGGGTCAAAATCGCAAAGAAGAGATTAATGTACAGCCCGCCGATAGTGTGGGAGCTGAGAATTATGGCTGGCGGTTGCGCGAGGGAACGGTTGCCACGACCGGTGGCGTTGGGGGTCCCGCTCCGCCGGATGCGATTGAGCCCATTCACGAATACAACCATGTCAATTCGACCGATGGCGGCTTCTCTGTGACCGGCGGCTACGTCTATCGAGGTCCAATTGAAGATTTACAGGGACACTACTTCTTTGCAGACTTTGTAAGTAATCAGATTTGGTCTCTGAAATATGAAAATCAAGCCGTATCGAACTTCCAAAATCGAACGGACCAGATCACCACCGACACGGGCTTGATCGAATCGATCTCCTCCTTTGCCGAAGATGCAGCGGGCAATCTTTATGTGGTAAGTCTCAATGGAGATGTGTTCCGCTTCGAAGGTACAAGCGAGCAAATCGCAATTGTTGAACGTGGCTCAATTTGGAAATACCTGGACGATGGTTCTGATCAAGCTGCCGCTTGGCGAACAACGAATTTCAATGATGACCAATGGGCCGAAGGACCCGCCGAATTGGGTTATGGTGACGACCCGGCTACCGAGGTCAGTTTTGGTGGCGTTTCGAGCCAAAAACATCCCACGACCTATTTTCGCCATGATTTTGAAGTCGCAGATCCAACCCTCTATCAATCGCTAAGACTCGATTTATTCCGGGATGATGGTGCGGCCGTGTATCTGAATGGTGTCGAGGTGCTGAGAACCAACCTGGATGCGGACGCGACATTCGATTCCCTGGCCACCAGATCGGTGGGTGGCACCCAGGAAACCGAACCGGTTTCACAAACGCTCTCCGTCGATTCGTTGCTCGCCGGCCCGAATACACTGGCGGTCGAGGTGCATCAGTCTTCGTTGCGGAGTTCGGATCTTCGGTTCGACCTGCAGTTGAATGCAATTCTTGCTGCTTCCGAACCCACCGGTGATGTAAACGGTGATGGAATGGTCGATGTTCAGGACATCGATGCTTTGAACAGAGCAGTCCGCGAGGGTGAATTCGAAGCCCCATACGATCTCAATCAGGACGGCATCGTGAATGGGTTAGACCGGGACGTATGGGTGCGTGACTTGCGGCAAACCTGGTACGGTGACGCCAATCTCGACCAGGAATTTAACTCAGCTGATTTCGTGACCATCTTCGCGCAAGGTGAATATGAAGATCAAATCGAGCTGAACTCGGGCTGGGAAGATGGCGATTGGAATGGCGATGGTGACTTTACGAGTTCCGACTTGGTTGTCGCGTTGGCCGACGGTGGTTACCAAAAAGGAGAGCGAGCAGATTTGGCGGCCGTGCCAGAACCTACCACTGGCTGGTTGCTGGTGATCGGTCTGCTCAGTTCGCTTACTCTAAGGCAGCGGCAGGCTGCAACTTGA